From a single Vitis vinifera cultivar Pinot Noir 40024 chromosome 18, ASM3070453v1 genomic region:
- the LOC100243029 gene encoding Cytochrome c-like, with the protein MASFDEAPPGNPAAGEKIFKTKCAQCHTVDKGAGHKQGPNLNGLFGRQSGTTPGYSYSAANKNMAVIWEEKTLYDYLLNPKKYIPGTKMVFPGLKKPQDRADLIAYLKQATA; encoded by the exons ATGGCGTCGTTTGATGAAGCACCTCCTGGCAATCCCGCTGCTGGAGAGAAGATCTTCAAGACCAAGTGCGCTCAGTGCCACACCGTCGACAAAGGCGCTGGTCACAAGCAAG GACCCAATCTGAATGGCCTTTTCGGTAGGCAGTCTGGCACAACTCCCGGTTACTCATACTCTGCTGCTAACAAGAACATGGCTGTTATTTGGGAGGAAAAGACATTGTATGACTACTTGCTGAACCCAAAGAAG TACATTCCTGGAACAAAGATGGTGTTCCCTGGACTAAAGAAGCCTCAGGATCGGGCCGACTTGATTGCATATTTGAAGCAAGCCACTGCTTAA